One window from the genome of Cucumis melo cultivar AY chromosome 12, USDA_Cmelo_AY_1.0, whole genome shotgun sequence encodes:
- the LOC103483237 gene encoding uncharacterized protein LOC103483237 isoform X6, which yields MASTLSFSLRTFIKQFSPLSKRTRFNFPIRTSFKRLNVTCNSSRFLHFETLTSRQKDQVHLFVDALLQWNQKMNLTAITEVNEVMERHVEDSLAIIPPIRNLYLSHCSTIPCNDIKLVDVGTGAGLPGLIIAIACPEWHVTLMESMNKRCLFLEHAVGHTGLTNVQVVRGRAENLGHDLSLREKFDVVVARAVAEMRILAEYCLPMVRVGGLFLAAKGHDPLVCSLSVNIVNVYSLIAFFYFIGSLGLQKSQMQERQLK from the exons CTTTCGAAGCGAACGCGGTTCAATTTTCCGATCCGGACCAGCTTCAAGCGACTCAACGTCACCTGCAATTCTTCCAGATTTCTTCACTTTGAAACCCTAACTTCCCGCCAAAAGGACCAGGTTCATCTTTTCGTGGACGCTCTTCTTCAGTGGAACCAG AAAATGAATCTTACGGCTATTACGGAAGTAAATGAAGTGATGGAAAGGCACGTCGAGGATTCTCTGGCTATTATACCGCCAATTCGAAATCTGTACTTGTCGCATTGTTCGACTATTCCATGCAATGACATTAAACTCGTTGATGTTGGAACGGGGGCTGGGCTTCCAGGATTGATTATAGCTATTGCTTGCCCAG AATGGCATGTAACGTTGATGGAGTCTATGAATAAGCGGTGTCTTTTCTTGGAGCATGCAGTGGGTCATACCGGTTTGACAAATGTTCAAGTTGTGCGAGGAAGAGCAGAG AATTTGGGACATGATCTTTCCTTACGGGAGAAATTTGATGTAGTAGTGGCTAGAGCTGTCGCAGAAATGAGAATTTTAG CTGAATATTGTCTTCCTATGGTTCGTGTTGGCGGTTTGTTTTTAGCTGCCAAAGGCCACGATCCTCTTGTATGTTCTCTATCCGTTAACATTGTGAACGTCTACTCTCTGATTGCGTTCTTCTACTTCATTGGGAGTCTGGGACT GCAGAAGTCACAAATGCAGGAAAGGCAATTGAAATGA